Genomic window (Natronosalvus rutilus):
TGGCGTCCTTAATGTCGATCAGCGCCTCGGGCACCTCACCGCCGATGGTCACCGTCGGCATCAGTCATCCCCCACGTAGACGTCGGTGTGTGACCATTCGAAGCTGAAGGTGTACTGATCGGGCCCGTTGTCACCCCGGTTTTGCGTCGTCGTCAGCTTCGAAAACATGCCCGAGATCTCGCGCGGACCCCAGATCAGCGTGTCAAACCCGTCCGCGGAATTCGGCCCCCAGGTCCGAAAGGCGTGCGTCAGCGCCATTTCCTTCTCTGTCGCCCGTCCCCACTCGTCGGTGTTGATGTCCGGGTAGTTCCCGCCGGTCGGGTACGTCCCCTCCTGGGTGCTCTGGATGCTCCCCTGGACCTTGACGTTCTCAAAGCCCATGTTCACCCGCTTACCCGCGATGTCGCCGGCCAGCCCCAGGAGCCCCTCGGTCACGATGTTGTTGCTCATCGACCGCTCGGCCTGCCTCGCTTTGAGGTGGAGGACGTCACCGCTCGTCCCGTAGTCGTTCCGCCGTACCTCAACCGATAGGTCTGTAGTGTCGTCAGGCATGGATTACACCAGTTGCTGTAGTTCGTCTCCCATCTGCTCGGCGATCAGGCCGGCCAACTCCTCGAGCTCGAACTTCCCGAGCTCACGGATGTCCAGACTCTGGTCCCCGATCTCGACGAGGAGTTGCTCGATACGGACGCCCATCCCCCCGCCTCCGCTTGCATCCGTACCTCCGCTGCCTCGGAGGGCGTCGATCACGCCCCGGCTGACGTCCGCCGGCAGGACCATTTCGTCGTCGTGGACTTCGACGGCCCCGCCGCTCTCGATGAAACCACCGGTCGCGAGCTGCGGGAGGTCGAAGGTGAAGCCCTCGAACACGGTCTGCCCGCCGACCGTCGTTGAGCCGAGCGGCCCTGCATCGATGGTCGTTGTCGGGAGCTCAACGGCCGGGAAGCCGACCTCCGACGGGATCACCGTATTCCAGACCCCCTTCACGCCATCGGTGACGGCATCGGTCAGCCCCGACGCCATGTCCGAACCGAAGCTGGCCGCGTCAGTGGCCAGATCGCTGAGTGAGGACCGGACGTCACCCGCGAAGCCGGCCACGGCATCGTAACCGTCACTCGCCAGATTGCTTAGGGAGGTCCGGACGTCGCCCGCGAAGCCGGCCACGGCCTCGTAGCCGTCACTCGCCATGTCGGTAAACGAGCCCACGACCTTGTCTTTGAGGTCACTGAAGTACCCGCCGATGTCGGTGAGCAGGCCGCTCGCCCACGAGACCAGGTCCGACCCCAGGCTACTGGCCGTGCTGGTGACGTTGCTGGCCAGATCCGTGACGTATCCGACCCCATCCGATAGGAGGCCACTGAAGAAGCCCAGGACGGCTTTTACTCCCGCCCATATCTCATCCCGGAAGAGAACGACGGCCGCCACGACGGCGATCAGGGCCGCGATAAGCGCCACTGTCGCGATCACCGGGAGGCCGAGTGCTGCAGCTATCGCTGTCACCGCTCCGATCAGGGCCTTCCCGACGACGATCAGGCCGGCTTTCGCGGCCGCCAGTACGCCGAGCCCGCCGGTCAGCTTCGTGACGATTCCGACGAGCCCCGCCAGCAGGGCACCCCCCTTCGCGGCCACGGCCCCCAGGCCCGTCAGGTTGAGGATGAGCTGCAGGACTCGCCCGGAGAGGAGACCGAGGGCTCCGCTCAACAGCGTCGACGCCCCGCCTAACTGGCCGAAGCTCCCCCCGGTTGATTTGGCCGTCCCTCCGACACTTCCGACGGCATCGTCTGCGGCCCGGGCATCTTCTGCCAGGTCACCAACCCCGTCGCTCACTGACTCGGCATCGCGTTTCGCGCTTGCGAGCCCCTGTATTTCAGCGACCCAGGTTAGTTCGCCGACTTCGGCCATGTATCGGGTGAGAAATTTGTACCTATACCGCGCCGTCCTACCGCGTGTTGAGCGACTTCCCTCCCGATTTCCCCCGCTGTTTGGCCTTTCGCTCGGCCTCTTTCCGCTTCTCCTGCTGGATCTGCTTGTACTCCTGATGCAGGACGTTGAACTCGTGAACCTCGCGGTCGGAAAGCCCCTCCTGGCGATGCTCGATCACGTCGACGGCCGGCCCCCGCTCGAGGTGATCGGTGAGCTCCTCCTGGTAGTGGAACGCGGCCATCGCGAGCGCCGCGACTACCAGCCCCGTCCAGGTGAGCCCCGCCTCGATCAGCCCGCCGCCGATGAGAGCGCACAGGCCGGCCGCTGTGGCTACCGAACGGACCGACGGGTCCCAGCGGTCACGATAGCGTAGCTCCTCGCTGTGCTGGCCACGTAGGTCCGTCAGCGTAAAGCCTGCCTCCTCGGTCAGCAGGTATTCTACTGCTCGCCGCTGGTAGTAGACGAATCCAGGGTCGTGGTATCCTCGCCCTCCCGGACTCCGGCCGCGAAGGGCTCGTCGGAGTTTTTTGCTTCCTGGTTCTCCAGGGCGTCACCCGGCCGCGGGGCCAGATCCTGGAGCTTCTGCCCGAGCTCCGGGCTCACGCCCGCCAGGAAGATCGACAACGAACCGTCGACGGACGAATCCTGGATCATGGCCTCCAGGACGTCCTTGTAGTACTGGTCGATGCGCAGCTCCGTCTTCTCCTCGCCGATCTTCAGCGCGTCACTGACGTACTTGTTCTTGCCCGTCCACGTCAGGTCCTTGACGTCGAACCAGTACCGCCGCATTTCGCCCTCGTGATTCGGGGCCCGAAGGTACACCCGCTCGGCCTCGTTCGAGACCAGCGCGTCCTCCCGGGTTCCGTCCTCGAGGTCGTCCCACCAATCCGGCTTCTCTCCGCGTGCAATGTCAGACATTGTTGATGTATTCCTCCGTGAACTGCTGGTGATCGCGTTCGAACGCCTGTTGAGTCTGGTATGCTTCCTGACTCGTGAGGTGTTCTTGCATATCTATCACAACGCCTCGTATAAAATACTCCCGCTGTTTCACTTCCTCGAGCCGGCCCATCGCCTGATCCGGTGACGGGTAGGCGTCACACCGCTGCCCGAGGAGCTCGCTTTCCCACCAGCACTGGTAGCGCGTGTTCGGTGAAACCATGAGCCGAAGCGATCACGCCGGCGTGCCGGCTTCGAGGTATCCCGTCCCGTCGCTCTCGCTGTCGACGACGGTGATCGTCGTCTGCCGCGGGAGGATGGTGATCGGGACCTCGATCTTGCCCTCCTCGGGGACGCCATGCGGGGCCCCCTCCATCCGGCATCCGGTGGACCTGATCTCCAGGGTCTCGTTGCTGTCCTTGACGAACGTGATCGAGGTGTCGAAGCCGCCCTGGGTCGGGTCGGCCATTTCCTGGTAGATCGAGTTGTCCGTCACCGCGATTTCGACCTCGAGGGAGTACCCGCCGTTGCCGTACAGCAGCTCGTAAGGCTCGTTGCCCTCACTCTCCTCGATGTAGTGCTCGGCTGTCGCGTTGTTCGCGATCTCCAGGCTAAAGTCGATCACCCGGGCGAACGACTGCGCCCCTGCGCCGAACGCGAGCTCGAGGTTGCTGTCGACCTTGGAGAACCGCCACGGCTGCCGGTCGGGGAGGCTGACGTCGACCGCCGACCGCGTCCCGTCCTGCGTGTCCGGCGTCAGTCCCAGGCCGATCAGGTCCGTGGTCACCTCGAGCTTCCCTTCGTTGTCTTGCTGGATGGTCGCCGTGTCCGGGTACACGCCCAGGAAGCCGTTGACGAGGTCCTCCTGGGAGCCCCGGCCGAAAAACGCCCCTTCGACCGTCGCCGTCGGTGGAGCGCCGTCGTGAAGCCGCTCGATGGTGTGCGTCGTCAGCCCGGCCTCCGGGTCGTCGACGGTGACGGTCTCGCTGCCCATCGCCCAGGCGATGGGGAAGCCGTCGTAAGGGTGGATGGTCCAGGAGCCGCCGTCGAACGAATGCTGACCCTCGGTGTGGTCGTGCGGGTCGCGATCAGCCCCGACGTACCGGCCCTCCTGCCAGTCGATCTCCGGGTCGGTCATGTCCTGATCGCCGCTTAGGAAGCCCGGGTACCGCGTCGGGACGACCTCGGTCTTTTGCTGACCCTCGATTGCGAGGGCGATCTGCGTCAGTTCTGCCTTGTACGGGTGCGGTTGCGTGCTCATAGTCTCTCCGCCTGGTTATCCCTTTGTACGCATAAGTCAGGAAACCCGGGAGAACCCCTCACACGACCGAGAAGGAGGTGTACCCGATGTCGTAGTACGCCCGCCACTGGTTCGAAAAGCGCGTCGGCGTCGTGTCGATGTTCACCAGGCCGAGCTCTTGCCAGTCAGATCCGAACACGCCGCCTCGAGGTGCGTTGTTCGCTTCCCGGATGTTCTCCAGGACGTACACGACCGCGTCCCGCATTGCTTTCCCGCTGCGGCCGTCCATGTCCCCCGCGACCACGATCTCCATCCGGACGGTGAAGTCGTAGTCCTGGGACTGTTGCATCGGGTCTGACCATTCGATGTCTCGCGGGGCCTCGTCGTGGACGTAGATCAGCGGCCGCGTCCGCTTGTTCGGAGGCAGGCTTCGCGAGGACTCCCCCGGCCCGGGCGATTCGACGTCGAAGAAGTCCGGCTTCTGGACCGGCTCGCCGTCCTTGTAGGTGTTGTGGTCGCCCCACAGTCCCTCAAAGCCGGAGGTCCCGTCAGCGCCCTCGATGGTGAGCGTCTGGACGTCGTAGTCCGGCCGGGTCATTTCGCGATCACCTTCGCCGGGAACGCTGATCGCTGGAGGTTCCCATCCGATGCCGCACTCACCCGGCTGACCAGGTTATCGTTCGCGAGCTCGAGCGACCAGTTGGCGAAGTCGCGGGCGATCTCGACGACCGGCGTCTCCGCGTCGTACCCCCGGCCCTCGAGCCACTTCTCGCCCCGCTGGGAGGCTTCGATGAACGCGTCCGAAGCGTACAGCATCGGCTTCGTCCCGTTCTCGGCGATGTGAGCCGCCAGGTGGTACGCCCCAGGCAGCGGGTCGCCGGCCGCCCGCCGGTTGTCGACCTTCTGCCACAGGGCGTCCTCGCTGTCGGCCTCCTGGAGGTCGTAGTTCTCCCAGCCGAGCTTGTTGGTCCACCTGACCATCGGCGTCAGCGGTGGCCAGTGCGGGTCGCTCCCGTAGTTGACCGCCGCCGCATACGGTGCGGCAAACCCGACCTGTACCCGGACGTCGGCCTCGGGAAACACCGCGTCGATGGTGTCGCCATGATGGAAGTCGACGTCGACGGTCATAGCATCCGGGCCTCCGACCGGTTCCGCAGCGCCTGATCCCACTCCCCTTTCAGGTTCTCGATCAGGCTCGAGAAGGTCAGATCGTCGTCCGGCGTCGGCAGGTTGTCCCCGATGTGATCGGTCTGGATGAACTCCACGGCCACCCGTGCAGCGACCGCCGCCCTGATCTCCGACGGGCAGTAGTGAACGACCTCGCCGGCATCGTGTTCTTTCGCCTGGGTACGCCGCGTCCCCCGGGTGACGGTGACCGCGCCCGTCTCCGGGTCGATGCTGTTGATCTGGCCGTACTCCGTCCCGCCGATCAGGACCACGCCCCGGGCGGGGAGCCTCGAGGCGTCAGCCACCTCGAAGGTGGTCTCCTCGGTGCCCACCTGACTGGTGAGCGTCGTCTGGCCGCCCCGGTTCTCGTCGCCGCCGAGCGCCCCGTAGCGGTAGGTGATCCGGACGTTGTCTTTCAGCCCGGCCTTCCGCCAGTTCCCTCGGTAGCGATGCCCGAAGATACGCAGGCGGGCCTCGTCGTAGTTCGCCATCCACATGGTGCCCTCGGAGGCAGTGATGTTCTTCCAGCGATCACGCCCCGTCCGGATCAGGAGCTCGTCGCCCGCTTCCGGGTCCAGGGGGACCGCTTCGCGGTGATCGAGCCACAGAGTGGCCCCGTTCTGATACCGCCAGAAGTCGATGTCCCAGGACTCGTAAGTCGCCCGGTGACCGGGTGAGCCGACGCGCCGCTCACGCCAGGCGTGTCCGGTCTCGTTCTCCAGCTTCAGCTCGTACTCCTCGATCTTCGAGAGAAGCCACTCCTCGTCCTCGTAGGCGAAAAGCTCGTCGGCCTGAAGCTGCTCCTCGGTGAACGTCGGGATAATCTTTCCCAGGACGTCCACCGGGTGGGCGTAGTACGTCCTGGGCATATCAGGCTCCTGGCGTGTACACGATCTGGATGCTTACCCGATCAGAGGAGGTTTTCACCGTGTCGATCTGGTCGATGGAGTCCGGGGCTTCCGTGGCCTCGAAGTCCTCGATAGCCGCCTCTATCGACGGGTACACCCGGTCGGAGTCACCGCCGGCCGTTGCGTTTGCTCGCGCCTCGAGGACAGTCCAGGCCATCTACGATCACCCGTCGTCCTCGTCCTCGTCGGTGTCTTCGGCCTCGCTGTCACCGTCACCATCGGCCTCCTCGTCAGCGTCGGCATCGGCCTCGCTGTCAGCGTCACCGTCGGCGTCGTCGCTTCCGGTGTACGGATCAGGCTCCTTGCCCGCCTGGACCTGATCGATACGCGAGCGGACCGCCTGCTGGTCCTGCTCGCGGAGGAAGTCCTCGAGGTCGGTGTTCTTGGCGTGGGCGATGTTGAAGTCCGTCTCGAACGCCCCGGCCACCGACTGAAGCTCCGACCGCGTCAGGTCGTAGTCGGGGCCCGAGAAGGACGTCACCTCCTCGCCCGGGTCGTCGACGCCGGCGATCTCCGCGAGCTCCTCGCGGTAGGCGGATGCCTCCATCTTCGGGCCGTCGATGCCCAGGTGATCGAACACCCGCTTGCGAAGTTCCGGGTTGAAGTTCGCCCCGAACACGTCCGACGGCAGGTAGTTCTTCTCCAGGATGGCCTCCGCGATGGTCTCCGGGTCGTAGGCGATCTCGAGGTTGTTGTGGTTCTCGAACCAGCCCAGGTTCTTCGACGGGATCTGCGCGAGCTTCCAGGGCCCCGGCTCGCCGCCGTTGCCGCCCGAAAGCGCCGCTGACGACGGGAAGTTGCCCTGCCGCCCCATCGCCTCGTCGTTGTAGATCGACCGCGGGCCCGTGTACCGCAGCGCCGCGAGCGTGAGCTCGTCGTGGCCCTCGGCCGCCAGCTCCTCATTCCGTGTAGTTGAAATGAAACCCATCGGGAATCACTCCGAAAGGTCTCGGAGCTTGCCCTGGTGGTTGAACCGCCGGCACACCGGCTCCTGGGTCGTCAGCAAGCCGACCTGATCGGCCAGCTTGTTGATCGCGAGCGTGTTGGTCGCCTGGCCCAGTCCCGCGGTCTCGGTGACCATCGGGAGGTAGACTTCCATCCCCAGCTTGGGGACGTTCTGACCGGTGACGGGGTCCTGCATCGTACTCATGTCGAGGAAGTAGATGCGGGACAGGCTGTCCGACGGGACGTTCGGCCCCTGCACGACCGGGACGTCGTCCCAGTGGCTGATCTGGGAGTTGAAGTTGACCCCGGGACGGGTCTCCGCCTCGTCAGTCCCTCGAGCGACCGCCGCGGCCGCCGCAGCGGCCAGGGCGTCAGCCCGGAACTGCGAGTCGCGGAGCTCGCTCATCACGCCGGCCGTGTCGACGCCGGTGAAGATCACGATGTTGTCCCGGTCGACTCCGTTCTGGATCATCGACTGGATCACCCCGTTGATGAGGTCCTTCGTGAGCTGCCGGTCGCCGTTGCCGGCGTTGTGATCGACGACTGCGTCCGCCCAGTTCGCCTCGTTGGCACCGCCCGCGCCCGTCGCCGAACGGTCGATGGTGTAGACGTCCAGGTCGCCGTCGGCGAAGTTGACCCCGTTGGCGTCCTGGGCGTTGGCCTCCTCGTCCGCGGAGGCGATCACGCGGTCCAGCGCCGTCAGCGTCGTGTCGTCGGCGTACTGCACGCCGTTGCCGCCGTTCGCGTCGTCGGACGATTCGACCGCCCGGGCGAGCCCATCGACTTCGATGGACCGCTGGAAGTACTCCTCGCCGATCTGCGTGAGGTTCTCGAAGGGAACCCCGTCCTGGATCTCGGCCTGGAGCTGCTGAAGCAGCGTGGCCTCGAAAAGGATCTGGGAGTGGTGCGGGTCCGCGGCGACTTCGCGCGTGCTGAAGTCGACCGGGTCCGGCCAGGCGTCACCCTCGTCGGGCGAATTCATCGACGGCGGGTTGAACACCGCCCGGAACGTCTGCGCCCGCGGGTCGCTGATCGACGTCACTGGCTGGTCCGACGGGACCTTCGGGAGCATCCCCCACAGGGGGGTTTTGACGTTCGCCTGCTGCCAGAGGACCTGCCCGTAGGCCCGGTTGTTGATCCCGTCGGTGCCGCTCGTGAACGCGGCCTTCTGGTAGAGCGAGTCGCTCTTGCCGTACAGCCCGTCCATGTTGTCAGCCCAGTGGAAGCCACTGGCGACACGCCCGACCGCGTGGGCGTACTTTGCGAGTCCGCTGTTGAATGCTTCTACACTCATGGTTCAGTCCCCCCCGCTTCCGAAGTTGGAAGCGATATCCTGACCGTAGTCGACCTGGTCGTGGGTCGAACCGCCAGCCGGGTCGGAGGTCTCCCCGGTTGCCATCTTCTCTCCGATGTCTTCGACGATGCCCGGGACGGCCTCGTTGATCGCCCCCTTCATCGATTCCTCGAGATCGCCCATCTTCTCGGCGAGCTCTTCTTCGGTGACACCGCCCTCGAGGTCGGCCTTGAACTCCTCAAGCCGCTCGTCGAGTTTCTCCTCGGTGACGACGCCATCGGGAAGCCCGTCGCCCCCCTCGCCGGCGTCGGCCTTCTCGTCCTCGTCCTCGTCGTCTGGAACTTCGTCTTCTTCTTCTTTCATCTCGCCCTCCGCGGCCGCTTCCGCCGCCTGATCCTCGGGGCCCTCGTCGCCCCCTTCGCCGGTCGCCTCGGGTGTGAGGGCCGCCTCCAGGGCAATCCGGGCCTCCGGATTGATCGACTCTTCGACCTCGTCGAGGATGGCCGTCAGATCGCCCGCCTTCTGGTCGGTCGCGGTGTCGTCCCCGCGGACCGCCTTCAGCGTCTCGATCACGGCGTCAGCCTCGAGGTCGTGCTCTGCTGCAACTTCGTCAGCTTTCTCACGAAGCTCGCCCTCGTCGGCGTCTGCCTTCTGGGCCAACTCGGCCGCAGCAGTCAGTCGGGCCGAATCGAACCCGAGCTCACTACCGGACTTCGTGAAAAGCTGCTCGTTGAATGCGTCTCCCATAGTTGTGTCTGCCTTGTGGTGTATCTCCTCGGCCATGCCGTCGGCCTCATCGGAACCGCCGGGTAGCAACCCGGTCGGCCAGGCGTCCTCCATGAACGCCTTGAATTCCGCCACACCGAAGCGGGACTCTTTGTTCTTGATTTTGTGCTCCTCGCCGATGGTGACAGCGTGCCAATCGAGGTCGGTCACGACCTCACCCGCGGGAGTCTCCTCCCACTCTTTGGCGTAGATGGTCACCGAAAACCCGTTGAGGTCTCCAGCGAGGGCTCGCAGCCGGGTCTCCTTCGCGATCTCCGAGTTGTTCTTCAGCTTGGCGACAATCCAGAACTCGTCTTCCTCGGCTCGGCCGGCTCCCCCGGGCCGAGGCTCGCCCTTCTCAACGACCTGCGTCGCCAGGGCGTCACCGGCGTCGAACGATAGCGTGAGGTCTCCCACCTGCATTTCGGCCGGCGACTCGAGCTCGTGCTCGGGGGCCACCGTCCCGACCGGGATATCCTTGTGCCGACGGCTGATAATCCCGTCTTCGTACAGTTGAGGCAGCGCGTTCGCCAGCGCCTCCATCTTGAGCTTCTGCGACGGCGTGTCGTCGTCATACTGCTCCACGG
Coding sequences:
- a CDS encoding phage tail tube protein, encoding MSTQPHPYKAELTQIALAIEGQQKTEVVPTRYPGFLSGDQDMTDPEIDWQEGRYVGADRDPHDHTEGQHSFDGGSWTIHPYDGFPIAWAMGSETVTVDDPEAGLTTHTIERLHDGAPPTATVEGAFFGRGSQEDLVNGFLGVYPDTATIQQDNEGKLEVTTDLIGLGLTPDTQDGTRSAVDVSLPDRQPWRFSKVDSNLELAFGAGAQSFARVIDFSLEIANNATAEHYIEESEGNEPYELLYGNGGYSLEVEIAVTDNSIYQEMADPTQGGFDTSITFVKDSNETLEIRSTGCRMEGAPHGVPEEGKIEVPITILPRQTTITVVDSESDGTGYLEAGTPA